Part of the Nicotiana tabacum cultivar K326 chromosome 20, ASM71507v2, whole genome shotgun sequence genome, CTCTTAATAACAACTGAACATCTGAAAGGAGGGCCCGGTTGGGGGGTGGGGAGTGTGAATTTGTGCGTAATTACTTGCTACTTCTCCTGGCTCTTGCTTGTATATGCAACTTAGCATGCTTTTTTCTGGAATTGCATGAGGACTATTTCTGGAACTCTTGACTACTTCAAGGTATTAAAAAGAGTGTTAGATTCTTGTATACTTTTTCTaaatctgaaatattgagagGCCATTCCTAACTACTATTCAGTAACGTTAACAATTATCAGTAGTGTTCATTTATCTTCTGTCCTGTTGTGTGCTGATGACTATACTCTGTTTTCCTTGTGGTTTTAGAACCATCATAATTCTAATGTCGTCATCCTATTAATCTGAAATAACTTGTTATGCTGTTGAAATAAATTCTGTAATCTGTAAACTTCTGGATTTTACTCCTATTTGTCTCTTGCAGGATTTGGATGTTTCGCAGGAGTCCATACTACAGAATGTGGATGAGCAGACTGTTCGTAGTCTTAATGGATGCAGAGTAACGGATCAAGTTTTGCATTTAGTACCCAATATCCAGGTTGTTGCCTCACAATTATGTAAATTGCATTTGCTTTGAAACTTTATACTTAATCTTTCCCCCCTCTTTGGTCCTGCAGAGTTTCCGCACCACACTGAGATGCATGAGACTGTGGGCAAAAAAGCGTGGAGTTTACTCAAATGTAAGTGTCCAACATGACCCCTTGTACAATCTTATGTGTCCTTAAAGGTACAGTGCCTATCATCTTGGTGAAAGTGAGTCTGCCTCTCTAAAACTTGTGTCACTTCTGTTTTGACCAGGTTACTGGATTTCTTGGCGGTATTAATTGGGCATTGCTTGTTGCTCGGATTTGCCAACTTTATCCAAATGCAGTTCCTAGCATGTTGGTCTCTCGGTTTTTTAGAGTCTACAGTTTGTGGCGCTGGCCAAACCCAGTTTTGCTGTGTCCAATAAATGAAGGATCTCTTGGGCTTGCTTATTGGGATCCTCGGAGAAATTTCAAAGATAGGCAGCATCTAATGCCGATAATAACTCCAGCATACCCCTGCATGAATTCTAGCTACAATGTGTCAACGAGTACCTTGCGTGTTATGACAGAAGAATTTCAGAGAGGGAATGAACTTTGTGAGGTATTTATGCGTGCTCAGTTTTTGTGGGGTTTTCTATTGTACTGAATGCAATCAATGTGATCTGCCGGTTTTTTCTTCCTATTGGTTCTCCTATTGAGTTAATTTACCCCATTTAATTTCTATTATCTTAATACAGATAAAAACCAAAACTAAGATTTTGAATGTTGCTCAAGCATGTTTATTCAACTGAGTGGCATTCCATGTGGTGGGAGTACCATCTTTCCTTTAGTAGAATCATTTTGCTCAACTGTCTTCATCACTGGATAAATCACATGCTGCTTACTTTAGTTTCAGTGTTCCGTGTTTTCACAGCTTAATGCATGTCATAATTGCTGGCTTTTGATAGAGTCAGATTGAAGTAGCCTGCATCCATGTAGCTCCATATGATCCTGAATTTTCCTTAATGGCTATATTTATCTTATGTCTCTTTCATCTCTTTCTTACAACTAGATGCAACAAGGGAGGCATAAATTAGAGCTTTGTAAGCTCATCAATCTCTCTCACACTCTTATTTAATATGCAAGAGACCTTTTTTAAACATACAAAGCAGGCATAAATATACCAGATTTATGTCTAGGGAATGCTGCAGCTTAACCGTAACACCTGAGGATAGTAGCAATTACAATTAACTTGGTGATTAAAATTGATACTAATAAGCCTTCCGAGAACTTAATCTCAGCTATTGAGACAAAAATATTGGGCTTGTTTAGCCCTAATGTTTTAGTCCTGATTCATTGGTGACTTTAAGCATTCAACTGTAGTCTCTAGTGCATGGTGCAATCTAGGAAGGAAGACATTTTCACCATAAGAAATTGTTTCTTCCTAGATTGCACCGTATTTATCAGATTTCTAGGGATCACTTACCTCCAGAAGTTTTTAAACTGCCCTTCCTATACATATATGTAAGATAAGACCTTGGGTCTTATTGAAGGCTAAAAACTCCGCTGTCAACAAAAGATTACTTCATTGTCGGTTTTTCACCGAATTTCATTCAATTTTTTGCTCATAAAATTGATGTTGCTTCTTCCGTAATTTAGGCTCCTGCTTAACTTCGTaaaccccccaccccccacccaccCCAGCCCCAACCCAAAATAACTGCAGCGAGTGAGAGAGCAAGTAAGAGGGTGTGTGGACCATGCTCATATCAAGTCTGCGTCCCCAAGGAAATTTTAATTGCTAAATTACGATTTCTGTAGGATAGAAGGCTAGGTAATTTATTTGTCTTTGTGTGTAGTTGCTCTTAAATGTTTGTTTTGGCGGTTCAAGCATGCGTATATAGTGAATTTGGTGCTCATGGTGAAGATACTTGGTTCTCTCCCTAATTTCTTTTTAGACTTCTTCATTTAGTTTTTGCGGCACCAATGCTCCACAGTCATGACTTCTATTCTAATCCTATTGCTGTTATCTACCAGTTTGTTATTCCTATTTTATTAGTTGAAGTCTTCTTTCCCTGACTCATTTTTGTGTGCATAGGCAATAGAAGCTAACAAAGCTAGCTGGGAAAGTCTTTGTGAGCCTTTCGCTTTTTTTGAAGCCTATAGAAACTATTTGCGGATAGACATAGCTGCAGAAAGTGAGGATGACATGAGGAAATGGAAAGGATGGGTTGAATCCAGGATACGCCTGCTCACTCTAAAGGTGATGTTTCTTTTCTTCTGCTTCACATTTTGATGACTTCGTCTCTATTGCTTCGCCAAAGGCACTGAATTAATGAAGTTTCCATGCTGTATTCATCCAGATTGAGAGAGACACTGCTGGTGTACTTCAATGCCATCCACATCCGGGTGAATTTTCAGATAAATCTAAGCCGTTTCACCATTCTTATTTTATGGGATTACGTAGAAAACAAGGTACAAATCCTCAACAAGGTGAACAATTTGATATAAGGTTGACAGTTGAGGATTTTAAGCGAGATGTATATGCATATTCTTTTTGGACATCTAGCATGTGGATTCATGTGTGTCATGTCAGACGAAAAGACCTTCCTAACTTTGTCTTCCCTGGAGGAGTGCGTCCTGCTCAGCCTGCAAGAAGTGAAAGTCGTTCAGTTTCAAAATCACTTGGTTCTGCTAAGGCAACATCTGTAGATGCTGCTTTTAGCAGAAAGAGAAAGCACGATGAAGTTAATACAGGTTTTACCTCAAAAGAGTCTTGCCTGGCCATGAGTAGCAGTGATGCCAGCTCACCAGGTGAGACTAGAGAGTTGAAGCGATTTGAAGCTGATATTGGTGATACCTTGAATAGTGGTGGGCTTGTTGATAACCAAATTGATGTTTCTGTCAAAAGCACATTGCCTGTGCCTTCATCAGGTGCAGCTGTAACAGAGACAATAGCAGTCAAGCAATCCGCAGAACCGACTGTGGGCCATCAAAGTGGATCTCATGGTTTTGAAGCTCCTGGGGATGAACTGGAAGTGACAAATGGAGTCAAGCATTTTGATGGGGCTAATGAACTGCAGATGGAGCCCCCAACAGCAGAGGAAATGGTTGAGGCAACAACATCAGAGGAAAAGGACAGAATTGGCGGTTCTAGCCATAAGGTCCTACAAAGCGAGGGCTTGGAAGAACTTGAGGTTGTCTTCAAACTTCATACACTTATTTTCTTTAATGCAGAATATATCGAATGTCTATTGAGATCCTGATTTTGTGCACCCTCAGTCTGTCCATCTGCAGTTGCATCATACAAATCTCCttaatctttttcttcttttcagctTTTTGCGGTCGAGACTATTTTTTGGATAGATAATATATGATACCGAGACTAACATAGTGGACCTGTGGAATTTTACAAAACAGTTGATTAAACTAGTTAATTGTGCTTTTCTTTGATGTCTTTGGTGTGCGTCTTGTCCCGTAATTGAAGGTTCTAACACAAACTGCCATGTTAGGGAAAACATCTGATTCATATTGGCCCTAAATTATGAGTAGTCTTGTTGGAGTTCATTTAAAATATGGCAGCATTCTGTTGTTAGTTACTTGTTGCAACAAAAAAGTGAACCAGACTTTATGTGGAGCATGGAATATACCAGAAGGccactttccttatttgtttttcCAGATCGTTCCCTTTTTTTAGCTCCAAGGTCTTTGTAAAATTTGGTGCTTGTTGCGGTCAGATGTTTAATTGTTGATCAGAGGAATAGGAGTGAGCTTAACCCAGTCTTCAGAATTGGGATAAAAAGTGCAATTTTGCAAGATGCTGTGATAATTTGATAGTCCACTGACtcgttcatttttttttttttggtgagtCCATTGTATCATCGCCCTTATGTCAGAGAAATATAGCGAATAAGAATGGCCATTTTAAGAATCTTACCAAAATATGTTTTGCATTGCTTTCTGTTCAAATCTTCCTTTGGACTTCCCTgagaaaactttgttagtgtcACCTGCAATATGTGTACATTTTGTTGCTAGTTGTACTCTGAATTTTGTAATTTGGTAGTTTCTAAGGCACGTAATGTTGCATGTTGGTGTGGCCGGAAACATCAGACAAATTCTAATCTTTTTGCTTCTTTCCCCTTGCCCCTGAAAGCCGCTTGAGCTAGCTGCACCATCCTCCAGCATTGCATCTGATGCATTTGTGGTTCCTCAGAAGCCTCTCATTAGGTATTGTATCTACCCTGCCAAATTGAACGAGTGAACTTTTCTAGAGGCGCTTTTTGATCGGTGATATATGCACTTCTTGCAGGTTTAATTTTACTTCTTTGCGGAAAACAACTGAGAGCACATGACGAAATGTGCGCTGACCACATGCTGGAGATCGAAAGTATATCGAAATTGTTTTTACTGAAAGCATCAGAGATGATATTTTTAATGAAGACGACGCGGGAGAAGAAAATGGAATAAAGACAAAAAACAGAGCTAAATTCCATTTTTGGCTGGAGAGGTGCGAGTATATCTTGCAATTCTGAGGCTGAGCCATGATTtctaaagcaaaaaaaaagaggaaaggaaaaaagaaaaaagaactgaATCCAATTTTGACTGAAATTGGTATTTCTTGTAAATTATCAGTCGTCTGGAGACTCATCCTCAAGTGCCTTTTGGGTGCTGATTGTAAATTATATGGATAATATCTAAATAATGTGTACTTGAATACTATGTTTTGTGTATTTAAGTTtggaaaattcaaagtaaaatagttgtctgcGCGGTTTAATATGTGAATTTGCTAGTTCTACAATTCTACACATTGTTTGGTGAGTCCCAAATATGTACTTTTGTCTAAATACTCGAGTAATGTGTTGTTTACGTGAATATTTCATTTATATGAAAATCAGTCTATAAATGGATATACATGCATCCATTATAAATTTAAAGCTCGAACTCGAAATCTCTTATCGAACATAAAGGAATTCTTTGGAGGTTATTTTGCGGTTCATTGTGCGAATGCATAATCATTTCGTGGGCCGCACTTTTATCGCAGAATCAACATGGGAAAATTTCGCACTTCTATCGCAGAACCAGCATGAGAAAATTTCGGAGGGTGAACTCGAAATCTCTTATCGAACTAAAGGAATTCTCTCGATTCCATTACAACCCTTGATTGTGATCTATGGAAGATGGCTGTTGTCTTCAGTCTCTCTTTCTAGTTTTAAATGTAGTAACAGGTCGCTATGTATGCGATAAGGAGTTTCGCTACCTTAAGACAGTTAAAGTTACTACCGTCATTTATTGGGACTTTCATTCAAAATTTATAACACTTCTCCTTCCGATCTTCCAGTACTGGTCAGGTGTCAAACTTTATGCCTAGTTCAGGTAGGTAAAGTTTAGGTGTTTGAGTTCAATGGACCTGTCAATTTGTATTTGGTATTTATACAGTTTCGTACCCTTGACTTATTGATTACTCATCTTTAAGTTTTTGTCCTGAGCAGAATGCaaacaaatttgttataatgcaaacaAACTTGTAGTAATAATCAATCAATTTTCCAATGTTGAAGTTTCTCATTTTTCCTCTCAATTTCTTTCAACTTAGGAATCGTTTGAACATAAAATAATTCCAAATGTCGCACTTTGAAAGTGATGTGGACCAAATATTCTGGAATTTTTCCGATACCTATATTGGAGACCGATTAAATTCAAATTCGCGTCGGAAAAATTCATATTGAAAGTAAAACGCTCCATAACAAAGGCGATTTCATACCCCGATTTCGAATCCGAGGATCAATAAGGAGTTGTATCACAATGCAGTTCTATGTGATAACAATGACTGATATATTTTTTGTTTCTATTTGATTTAACACTTTTACTCATATAATTGAAAGTGATTGATATTTTGGTAGAGGATATTCCACAAGCTTTTTCAATGACAAATTTTATTAATATACTTATTATTAATAAGTATATTAATAATAagtttggagacatgctcttgagtctaaagttttcaagttgagcaggacgaagacggaatactcgagtgcaaatttggagttgagccgttGAAGTGAGgtttgactctcaagtcattcccaagaggggtagtttcaagtaccttggatcggttattcaggggatcggggagattgacgaggatgtcacacaccgtataggggtggggtggatgaagtggaggttagcgtcgggagtcttgtgtgacaagaaagtgccaccgttattaaaaggtaagttttatagagcagtggttaggcctgccatgttatatggaaatGAATGTTGGCCAGTAAAGAACTCAcaatccagaagatgaaagtagtagagatgaggatgttgaggtggatgtgcgggcatactaggatggataagattaggaatgaagatattcgagagaaggcgGGCGTGGcctccatggaggacaagatgcgggaagtaagactcagatggttcgggcacattcaaaggaggagcactgatgcaccggtgaggaggtgtgagcgactggctgtagtgggcacgcggagaggtagagggcgacctaagaagtattggggagagatgatcagacaggacatagcgcgacttaggattactgaggacatgacccttgataggaaattatggaggtcgagcattaaggttgtaggttaggggaaacttgtgaatatttctacagcacaatagagtgagactagccaattaggagttagactaagaatgtaattggtcgtctattgatgcagggctttacctgctagttttactataccagccatctatttcgtatttcgtattctgtatttcatatctcttatattgctgttattttattatgcatttttatggtactaatatatcagctcctgttgcttttttttgAGCctagggtctcctggaaacagcctctctacccttcggggtaggggtaaggtttgcgtacatattaccctctccagaccccacttgtgggattatactgggtcgttgttgttgttgttgttgttgttgttgttgtattaataTACTTATTCTTTGAGTTATCTTCTTAATGGTGTGTTGTGATTATCCTCTTATATTGTTCttaacttttatttatttattcttaatTTTCTACAATTATTGAGTCTTCCAAAGCTTGAACAGTGAATTTTGTGATTACTTTTGTTGTTTCATGTGCTTCAGCaagaaaaaaataagtaaaaaatagTTATGCCTACCCATCACTGTCATCTCCTAGTAAGTATTAAATAAAGTCAAATTGCCATTATGTtgtgattataagaaaattaacCTTAATCACAGCACAATTTGTGGATCATTATACAAGTGTATGCCAGTTatcttttgcttttaaaatctAAGTTACATACACTGCCAATTTATGATTTTTGTACTATCCTTAAATTTTAACTCATTAATATTACTCCATCCGTCcagtttatgtgaatctatttcctttttggtccgttccaaaaataatgacccctttctaaatttggaaacaatttagtttaaacttccaattctgcccttaatgagaagtttttataaccacacaaatactctagactcttttttgacttatttatgaccacaaattccaaaagtcctcattttttcttaaatttcgtatccaatcaaacaggttcacataaattgaaacggatgtcTGATAGCataaagttattatttttatcaaataatacctaataCGTAATCTGATCATATAAATAATTCTTATGCAATCAATGCATATAACTTGCATTGTAATTGGTCGTTTGGTACGAGGAAGAAGGAATAAGTAATCTCGTGGTTAAATTTTAGATGAGTTTATTCCACTTTTGGTTGGGATAACATCGCGGTATAACTAGTTCCTGAATTAGTTATCCTGGAATATAGTATTTTTTTATTCACATGAGAGGATGGTCCTGGAATAACTTATTTCCCATTCAAACGACctacttaataataataatagttcaAAATAGCGAGAGAAGTAAAATTGCAATCATcttctaaattaattatttattggcCTAATCATCAAGTGTGGAATGATTTACCTAGAGAATAAATTGCAATCATCTTCTATATCACTAACATTGTCATTGTCACTGTCATTTTCATTATCACCTCTAATTGAATTCTATCAGAATTAGTGCCAATAACCTTTACAGGTTCTAATTTGACAATTGAAATTATCAAATCAAATTCTGATTATTCAAAAGGTTAAGTGGAACAGAAAGTGATTAGCTATCCATTTACaattattaaaatataatattaaagtgTCTTTGCTGGCAAATTTTCAAACAAATTCTAAGAACATTCTTGAACATTCAAGATTGGTATAGGCTTTTCCCTCCCTAACTGCTAAATATCATCGAATTTAAGTTTTGTGCACTAATATTATGATAAAAATGAACTGTATAGccgttgtaaaaataatagccgaaaaatataaaatttgtatattttttttggtatatatatacattatgtatgttatatacaaaagttatacaaattttatacacttttcggctaccaaatataaatagttctggcgcgggctaaaagtgattaTGCCCCAATATTATATAGAACTTTTACAATATCAATTATTTTAAAACAACATTTATTTCATTGTCTTGATATGAtaatttaaaagataaaattaactTGTTATAATCGATTAAATTGTAATTATACCATAATAATTCTTTACACTGGTAAAGTTGCTTCCATGTGACCAAGAAATCActagttcgagccgtggaaacaatcTCTTGTAGAAATGTAAGGTAAGACTGCATACAATAAATTCTTGTGGTCCGGCCTTTTTTCAAACCTCGCGAatagcgagagcttagtgcactAAATTGTCTTTTATTAAGTGGAATCTCATGATTATCAAAATTTGCAATTTAAAATTCATTGATCTTTTGCTTAATTACTTTGACTTCTTTCCTTACCTGTTTAGGAGTTTCTAGAGATAATGGTTGTTGAATCTGATATTTTTTTGCTGTCCTTATGCCTAACTTTGAACAaccatatatagcatgttagaaCTAGGTACTAGACTTACTATAAAAAAGGTCAACTTGTTTAAGACCACTTTAATATAGTTGGTTCTGAAGTAAATACATTAATTAATCACTAAAGAATGCAGTGGCATGAATAAGATTTTTCCATCCTTATCTAGAGATCTCGAGTTCGagatttataaataaaaaaaatccagtAAAGAACACTTTCCCTTTTATAAATCTTATGCGCCACGACTCTAACCCGTTTGTCCATAgaatttttttcgtttttcccGAAATTTTTTTCTTGCAAAAATGTGTTGTCCATGAAAATTTGTAAGTTTTTGAAGATTTTTCGCAAACGAATTCAAGATTTTCGAAAAAAACTTTTTCCCCGCTCACGAAACTGtaattttttaaaagtaaaatccATATCCAAACATTATTTCAAATTCCAAatactatttttaatttaaccccaaatattttttttattcgaGAATCACAATTTTTATGTACAAACTCCTACTGAATTAATCGGATCGAATGTTAATAAAAAACATAGTGTGAGAAACGAAAAAAAACTCAGAAAGAATCTAGGCCTAGACATAACACAATACCTGGTGCTGACAACATGTGACCGAGCAAACCAATTGACTGGATGAAttaacatgtgatatcataatatattgaatgcggaagataatctaacacatgctgatataatGAAAGtatgaatgatataaatcaagtgCGGAAATATTAACATAAGTCTGAAACATATCTGTAGCTaacattgcttaacatgaaaagcatGTAATTTTATCTAACTGTTGCTTTAGTCTAAGGAGCCTTTAATGAAGTATTGAAAATACTAACTGTCTGAAAATACGGAAGAttgtaaggtaatgataatgccccgaacgAACTgtggatcaccaaatagctggtacgagaatcctagcgctctgaatcgtcaATCTGTAAATCATAGTTGCGTCGTGAGATGCAGACCGCGGGCGAAAGcaacgtcagtacatttgaattgcactggtatgtaaagcaactaaaCAAAAGAACTATAAATGTTGAAACTGAAATTAAACTGAGAACTGATACTGGTAACTGATAATTGATTgttgaactgataactgataactgataaacaaactgaacaaaggaagtaaggatatgaatactccttCTTCTAAATGATGAACCAcctatttatttgaagaaataaaCTGCGgtctcaggcccaatatatatgtgcacaaactgcggcgTCGAGCCtaagcatatatatacataactgcggcctcatgcctaaacatgcataaagcataaattgcGGCCTCAGGCCGAAGATGCATAAATCATTAACTGCAGCCTCATGCCCAAATATGCATAAACCATTAACTGCAGCCTCAGGCCATACAGGGGTTCAACATTCgaggatttaaaatcaggaactgagaatcatactgcaacaCATGATACTAAAATACCGATCATATTGAGTTATATGATACTGGAATGCTAAATAGAACTAGACTaagacatgtattcatgaactgattatgaaaactgaaacttcaactatttatgacatgctgagtaatctagactgagactcatggtcatcaaacccaagtctatattggtTACACACTGAtttcacaacgttcagaatgaaagtcatgaacgagttacgaAGCTAGAGGATAGAAGTTCTGCAATTATTCAAAGAACTatgcttaactatatttctgaggcaattagtaatGTCGTAAAAGAAACAtaatgtagggagaatcattaatattcccaaacatagagagttaacATCACATAACTTCCCGCTCTTAAGtgtaatacaacattcgccaaccctttcaattttaatctatatcaatacaagtcaaagggattccatattagcaataatattCATTTTTTGTTACTtaggtattttatcaaacaccttatggGCGTAAAGCCTTATAGCCCTCATTAATGGCATTTCTACACCCAACAAACCATTCTCTAGCTCCTAGAtaaattttaaaatctcaaatttcttataatcaatatcattcttCTTTACCTataagataaacaacaccctTTTCCAATAATCAAGAATCAACAACCCAAACATATaattgttcatgcttttctatcaaacccaccaactcatatctcatgaacatAGAGTATAATAATTAATCCAATTGTATAATCAATTAGCGGGCAAAGACATTACCcttttgaagttcaatcctcttgaattcttGTTCTTTGGGTTTCTTTTCTCAACCATGATATACAAATCGAATATTTAATGATTTGGAGGATTtaccatgttaataaggtgttgagaattgaaattaacttagaatcaccattagaacttaccttggatagtggagggacctttgaggagttaggttcttgagagcttccctttctagagcaagtttttgtgttttggggTGTGGGGGACGAAGTAGGGCTTTTAAAATGACCCCCCTAGGTGCGCTCTCGCATAGCTGAAGGCCCAATCGCGTACCTGGACGCGCAACAAGGGTAAAAATAGCACTGGCTAGCCAGTTTTTGggctggtaattaaaaaatagtcagcatttgcaaagttattgaaaaatagccactattttgctgtaacTCGAAAaagtccaacataatatactggagattggtgtacatgtgtatgaacttccaggatattatgctggaactccaacacacaacaagttccaacataatatactggagattgaagtacctgtgtatgaacttccagcatattatgctggactggtatattatgctggaactccagtatattatgctggaatatttttcggattttgaacagtgttttcgttcagatttatctttacatgaaaagtggctaaattttgattccTTTGAAAGCTATTTTACAattatcacttgtaaatctggctatttttgaatttgaccCACAACAGGGTTATAGCACTGCCACAAGCGCGGTCGCCCACGTGACCATCTGGGCGTGCATACTGCGCAttgtccagtaaaatgcacataactttttgcTCAGAAATTCGCTCGGGCTTCACAGTAGATCGTTGGAAATCTATTTTAaagagatacaactttcatgttttacgttttcccAAATTCTCAACGGATTTTCATGAAATCCCTCTAGAAGACAGACCTGacataaacttagtcgattttattgaatcttatgcacctcactctccgtcttgattccaaaacaactattttcactCATACTCATCCGGATAGGACTTTATATGTCTAAGTTGTCATATTAATATCGTCCACATCTAGTCCGAATTTATGGAGTATTACATGTGTTGTGTTCGCACTGGTATTTATATCATGAATTGAATAATTTTACGTTGACTGTCAATCTACCACAATATTTCGGTATGTGACACACATTCATAAAGACAAACCCAACTTATTTGAGACTGaattaaatattgttgttgttattgttatttgcACTGATGAGCCCTTCTCAAATGGCCTAAACCTCCACTGTCTTAACGCGTTTTAATTTACTTGATTAACAAATTAATCTCTTCTTTGGTAATCGAATAAGATATTGCTGCTGAGTCTGGTCTTTGAAAACAAGTTAAATCTTTAATATATGTATTAATTTATTTAAGGAATTAGATAAAGGTAGAATCaaattgatgataggctataattacgtattttagtcgcttattacactctaatttacagcactttaattgagtttgagctttaatcgctagtgttttgcactaattatgtgttttatgccttgtaggagggatttcgatctatgtagatgttatggaatgaatttaagtAATTTAgagctttaaagtctgagtaaaagcccaagtaaTTAAAGCGGGATTGTGTTCGAAGATCAACGGATTGTAGTTAAGAACGAACGacgaat contains:
- the LOC107792847 gene encoding nuclear poly(A) polymerase 1, producing the protein MSSTAYGVSEPISTGGPTELDVVRNCELEKFLADAGLYESHEEAIKREEVLGRLDQIVKTWVKNVCRAKGFNDDVVQEANAKIFTFGSYRLGVHGPGADIDTLCVGPRHATREDFFGELHRMLEEMPEIQELHPVPDAHVPVMKFKFNGVSIDLLYANVALWVIPEDLDVSQESILQNVDEQTVRSLNGCRVTDQVLHLVPNIQSFRTTLRCMRLWAKKRGVYSNVTGFLGGINWALLVARICQLYPNAVPSMLVSRFFRVYSLWRWPNPVLLCPINEGSLGLAYWDPRRNFKDRQHLMPIITPAYPCMNSSYNVSTSTLRVMTEEFQRGNELCEAIEANKASWESLCEPFAFFEAYRNYLRIDIAAESEDDMRKWKGWVESRIRLLTLKIERDTAGVLQCHPHPGEFSDKSKPFHHSYFMGLRRKQGTNPQQGEQFDIRLTVEDFKRDVYAYSFWTSSMWIHVCHVRRKDLPNFVFPGGVRPAQPARSESRSVSKSLGSAKATSVDAAFSRKRKHDEVNTGFTSKESCLAMSSSDASSPGETRELKRFEADIGDTLNSGGLVDNQIDVSVKSTLPVPSSGAAVTETIAVKQSAEPTVGHQSGSHGFEAPGDELEVTNGVKHFDGANELQMEPPTAEEMVEATTSEEKDRIGGSSHKVLQSEGLEELEPLELAAPSSSIASDAFVVPQKPLIRFNFTSLRKTTEST